The nucleotide window AATCGTTTTGACGGCTGGAAAATTCTTTCCCGTTACCCTGGCCAGCTTTGGTTCCGTACGTAATTAGAACTTCTGAAAATTAGCCACGCTTTGCCtctatttataaaatttgtcaTTCACGTTTGCTTCCAGGTATGTAGTACGGCTGTTTCTTACTACACTCTTCTAAGGTCGATTCAGTAACATATTGATTGGAAACATTCattggaaataaaatactCGACTGTgcggaaaattaatttaatttagtCTAGAcgtttaaaacaaaatatctaATGGCTGTGTTAAGTTCAGCACATTATCCAACGGCATGGATCAAGTCGCTCTTCTGTCTCGTTCATGTTCAATCCTTATTTCGATATGGCTCTGCTAAGATTATCCACGTAGTCTAACCCGTACGTGAAAGACTGCGGAATGGCGAACGCAGCAATGATACTTTGATGATACTACAAATAGCGTATACTTTTGCATAATTTTCTGTCTAACTCGTAAAATTGCAGAGTGAATAATGCATCGGACACCAGCGAACACGGATGAAAGGGCAGGCTGGTGATATTGGAGTAATTGTATACCTacgagtaaatttttcaacgaccTGATGTGTTGCGCCTTGGGATAAAAGATTGATATCCTTTACTCCTGCAGGCAATTCTATTCAAGACAGCAAAAACAACTCGCCACCGATTGTCAGTATTCGTGCCTACAACAGCCTCATAATATCTATCTTCTTAAACGGCTAGCAACTTGACTCTAAATTTTCACATCAGTAAATAATACTACACAGACCTTGAAATATAGATATCCGTGTTGCAaaagtgttttgttttttgaaaagtatCTACTTCTTTCACGATTCATTGAAGCTTCATACCAGTATCAAAGACCTTCATAAATGTTGGACTAAATTTCACGACGGAATCAGAGCAAAATAGTTGAGACCAAGTCTCCCTAGAGTATAAAATTTCAGGTGCGACTCGTAAAAATTAGATGATTCATTAAACGTAACGATCTTAGCGTCGCATCATTGAGATGACATCAACTGATAATACGAAATTCGAGAAGGTAAATGTTGATAGACATATTCGAGTGATTAATCTCGGCAGTCGTATGCTGGGTTGTCGTCTGCTAGACGCCAATCCAGTGACAGTGAAGAAGGTGGACGTACTTTTGCGGGTGTTCGTCATGGGCGGCATGTCCTACGTTCTGATCCCAGGTTTAATGGCAATGGTAGAATTTATCAACGATTTAGGTTACGTAGCTGAAATAGGCAGCAACGTGTTAGGCGTGGTTGAAAGCGTCTGTTTCCTCGGGAATAGTTACTATCAAGAATCGAAGTGCACAAATTTGGTGCAGAAAATCCATCGCGAGTTTTGGGCAAGCCCTTTACCTCCGGATCTCTTGAAACACGTCCAATGGTTCGAACGTATTTCCATCGGCATAGGCCTCTACGTTTTCACGGTTTCTCTATTAGCACTGACATTCTATAGTAGCATACCTCCAATCTTCCACAACTTCGATTTGTACGAAGACATCGATGCTATGCGACGGACTCCGCTAATCGGCAGATACTTTTACGACCAACGCGTAAGTCCACTCCGGTCGTAGATaaggtttttcaaaaaacaaaatacacagCTTGAAAATAACAATGACAACGATCCCAATGAATATCCTGAATTTCTGCCTAGGTGAGTCCCAACTACGAGATAACGTATGCCTGCCAGATGCTCGGATCGTTCCTTACGGTAACGAGTTACGTTATCCTTACTTCAATCTACGCTCTCATCTGCATGCATCTTTGTGCCAAACTTCGCTTACTTCAAGTGAGATTACGCAACATCGACGCTTCGATTAGCAACGAAGAGTTCGCCGAAATCGTGCACGAGCATCAGTACCTTATTCGGTACGTAGCCATGGAGTTCATGCGGTTGTTTCAAAAGATTTTCTCAGTATCTCGACACTTGGACTTTGAATTCTGATCGATTACTGTTCGACCTTGTCGCAGGTACGCCGACGACCTCGAAGATATTTACTCCCCGGTAATTCTGATACACTTTATTCTCAGTACTGGTCTCATCTGCCTTGGTGTGGTCAAGGTAACTGGATTGCCAGTAAGTAATAATCCGAACATTGAAAGGTCAAATAAAGGCATGTCTATGCAACCTAATCGTATCCTAATTTCTAAAAGATGATAAATCGTTACATCAATCAGCCGATCGGTACTTTCGTATACCGTTGTATTGAGTGTTAAATCGGAGTATCCACTGCATGAATGGTCATTGTAAACGGTCCGTTCAACGATTGTCTCATCTCCTGAACGAGGTAATTTGCATCGAGAATGACGAATTGTAATTTACTGCCACAGGTACAAGCGGGTATGATGGAACTCGTACTGTTCATAATGTACTTCGccgcttctttttttcaaatattcgtattCTGCTGGATGGCCAATGAAGTCTTCGTAGAGGTAATCTCCCAGATATTGATCCAGATCTATTTcagtgataaaaaaacaaacctcAAAAACTTGATTACAAGAGCACTCTTTCGACCTTGACCATTCGAcatataattttgtaaacaattaAAGGGTGTATTTTTGACAGAGCGATGATTTGGCCAGGGCAACCTACGATTCTCGGTGGTACGAAGGATCGAGGCATGTTCAACGCGGGATTCTTCTGATCCTCTTGCGTGCTCAAAAGCCAAGCGTTTTGACAgccggaaaattttttcccgttACCATGTCGAGTTTTGGTACGGTACGTGGTGTGGGTGGATAAATTTAGACTCTCTGTAATCAGACCACGATCTAAATCGCAAATACTGTCGACGAAAATTAAATCACTCGAGTTATGATCTGATTAATAAATATGGACGCTACGATTTGCTTGCAGGTTTGCAGTACGGCTATTTCTTACTACACGCTTCTAATGTCAATCCAGTAAATTGTTAACATGCGAATGAACGATGATGACTCTTGCCTACTTGATCTGCACTATTGTAACAAGAAGTGACAAATTTACCGTGTAGCAAATATAGATTGATgttcgtggaaaaaaaaaaaaaacaactgtcattcgaaataaaattacctCGATATTCGAGTCTAgctttattaaattcaaaatgagtTCGATAGACTCTGGTGCGAGTTATATCAATgagtaaataaacaaatcggtaaattaattatcttcCTAGATATCCGATATTGCGTGGTTGCAATCCAACAGGGTTCGTTCTCGTCTCACGTTTCACGAATTAAACCTGCGTTTGCAAGGGCCATTTGTCTATGACCTAGATTTTCAACgcgataattaataaatatgaaatatcgaaataaaaaCGTGTGATTCGCGCCTACCAATTTAATCTCTGGTCCCTACAATGAACAAAATTATACAAGATGAGGGGTACCGTTACAAGTTGTAATCATTACCGGAACTATAATATCATTGTGGTCCAATGAATTTCCCCCATCGAAGATGGGAAGACTCGTTCCATTTAAAATGGTCTAATCGAAGCTTGGCGAAGCCACAGATCGCAGTCAGAATTTCGCGCGAGATGATCGTCAGTGACTTGATCAACATCGCATTCTGAGTTTACGATACTGGAGGACAGGATATACATCGAGGAACTTTAGTGAATAAGTAATTCTTTGTAAACCTGATTAGTTTATCAAGTTACACAACCCCGGATTTTTCACCTCCAGGATTggcagagaaaaaagaaaaagttgtgCAATCGCCGTTAAGAGAATGTAAGTAAAACTATGAATGATTATCATGATTATGTTGTGAATGTTTACAACAAAACGCGGGAAAATATTGTCAATCTAACAATGCGACAACTATAAGTGTCTCAGATTTTCGATGTTGAAAACATCCATTCTTCCGGAccataataaacaaaaaattttactccaGCCTCAATTAATTGACGACCACTGTAATTCAATGTTGAGCTGTCACTGAATGAATCCCTAATTGCGCTTCcgtgtttttttcctttattttttcatcgattcttTGCACAACCGAAAGTGTGCGGTTTTTTCTCCTCGCTTCTTGTTCGGTAGTTATTTACTCAATCACCGCAATAACCGTTGCTCAAATAAACGCGAATCGAACACTCGAGTTACTTGTTCGTGGGAAAAGTTACTTAGCGTGACGAGGGGAGATGAGACCAGAACTAATCAACCAGAAAGTATCCTAGTATAGTAAAGCCAATCGTGACACGCGACATTACTTCACTTCTTCCGTGTCTGATATTATCCCTTTTAAGTCCATCCACTTAGCCAAattatttcgtaaaaaaaaattgatttccatAAAAAGTTGTACTAACTGAACTATGAAAATGATGTTCCTGCAACAGAATCAAACTGCTCCGAATCGTCAAGATGAAGATCATGCTACTCATCCTTCTGATGTGTTGTCTGACTGTCATCTGCTGTTCCGAGATGATCGAAATCAAGAGCCCAATAGAAACGCGTCACCAAAACTCATCCGATCTACTAGACGATGTGATCCTTGGAAAGAATCCCCCAAGTCTTGACTTTGGCAAAATTCCCACCGACACTGGTGACCTGAACCCGACCTTCGTTCCTTGGCCCATCACTAGAAACACCCAAAACGAAAACCAATCGTCAAATTCTGATGACTTGAGGCCCGTAGCGAGAATCTCGAAAAGTCTTTACTCGTCTGCTGTTTTTCCCTCTGCAAGATCTTCTGACGAGCACCAGATTGtgagtgaagaaaaatttgtgcGACATTGTTTTCCTTTCCAAACTAAGTTGGGCAGTAAAGATCAAGAAATAGctattgtaataaataattttccatgTGACTTATAGATTCCTGTAAGGCAGTCATCCTGGGAGGAAACTTCTTCGATTATCGCTAACAGAACAAACAATTACAATACCGGAACGTCCGCTATCTCGCAACAAAATTTAGACCATAGAAGAACTCTGCGACGCGACAGAGAGCGAAGACGAAGGAACGAGGCGATCAATCATCAGTACCCCAATACAGGATACGGTGAGAACCCGGAGGATCTCGACGCGGACTATGCACCCCAAGAAAATCATTATTCTCCTTCAACGAGTTACGGAGCGGACTACACCGACTCATACTCACCAAGTACGATGCACAACACTCGATGAATTTAGTTGGAAAATTCGATCCAAGAATAAAGTAGATAGAATGGCAAAGTATTCATAAATTGGCGATTTATTAAcgattcgtttgatttttgctcGCAGGCTTTCCAGATCAAGTAATCGATCACCTACACGGTCCAGAGAAGTACAGTTCTTTCTCCACTGGTTCGGGCTACAGGAGCAACAGATACTACGAGAACAGCGAGGAGTCATCCTCGTACCCCGGAAGTCCGGAGTCCTGGCATCctcatcaccatcatcatcatccgcGACCGCCATTGGCCTACCAAAAATTGCCCGCCTACTCTTCGTGCGACAATCCAGGCCGCGGAGAACCGACTCCATCCTTGATCGGCTTGCTCTCAGCGATCGGTTCCAACCTACTGAACCTCTTCAAAATCGGCCTGGGCAGCAGCCTGTCGATAGCGATACCGCTGATAGCCCTCAAGTTCTTCCTGATCCCGTTGAAGATCTTCAAGTTgattaaaatcgcgaaaatccTGCTAAAACTCTTCTTCGTCGTACCGTTCATCCTGCGAGTATTCGCCCCGTCTATTTACTCGGCAATCACGCATCACGGGGTTGGATTTGCCGAGAGGATTGCCGAGGTTCGAACGGAGGAGAGCAGAGGCATCTTCGATCAGCCCGGCGATAATTCCACCCGGTGGAACGTCCTCGGAGTTAACTTGACCGAGGGCTTCTTGGCGGAAGCGACAAGTGCTCAAAAATGCCCCAGCAGAGTCGCCTGCGAGTTGGGCTCGTATTTGGCTAGCAGGAACAGGCTACCTGAAAATCTGAGCAGATTTCTTCTTCACGCAAACGATTCTGAGGCGGGCAAAGACTCCCGCATTAACACCGGTAAcgagaaaaaggaaagggaAGAAGTTACCAGCGTTTTTATTACAGCCCTGATCCAACGCTGGACTTACGATCGGTGCAACGTTTATGCTTGTGGAATTTCTCtctaataatgataaaatgcGATAGCGTCTCTATGCTCGGTATAATTATCTCAGCGAGAGAAACATTAATTGTTCTTATACTTGTTATATACATGGAGCATTCCATACCAATTCAACTAGGGTCTCACCCTCACGCCCTTATATTTGGttcgcgattttttatattgcTGTTCCAACTCAAAAAAGCaacccaaatttttttcagcttctTCTAGCCCCCCTGACGTCCCCATTGTGCTTCAAATCATAATATTTTGACAGCGATTgcgacattttttaaaattatgaataaaaatggcaTACATTCTGtagtgtgataaaaatttcaagatagTTGTTGTGTTAGGAAAGATAGATTGAACCcggaaaattagaaaaaaaaattgaaattactaaaatagaattattattttatcaacaaatttatagaaaaattactGTTTTGCCTGCTCACATAGATTTTGGCAtggatatttttgattttggctacagaaatttttgtaatttttttcatcattttcaaaaatatcgcaATCACTATCTAAATATCATCAATTCAAAAGCTCTGGGGGCGTCTGGGggttagaaaaatataaaaaaaatttcgattgcTTATTAGAgttgaaataacaataaaaaaaaacacggacAAATATGCCctacatacatatgcatagGAATCTGCTCAGAACAGTttaaacacttttttattatattatatttattatagcTTATAAGAAATTGTACCTATACAATATATTACGATATACCTATACACTGGCCAGCCCTAACataacaaatatatttatactgtAGATAgacgaaaacaataaaaactaACGCTTCGAACTTTAGAATCCCTGAAAATCATGACATGGAAACGTCTGATCTGATGGTTCACGATTCTTGagaaaaatagaacaaaaattGCAACAATATAATGGaatcttctcttctctctctcactctctctctctctctccctgtgaatttttataatctcATAATATTCCATATCCGCAGAACCTCACCTACCAGGCAAAGATTGATCCGACTACCACGCAACTTGACAAAAACAGAAGCCGACTTGACGGTACGTATTATATTTTGCTCATTCGATTCTTTGATCACCttttcgtaaattgactgaTCGTTCCTTCGTACTGGATAAGACCGTGAAGCTATGTTGATAAATTGTGaagaaataatatataaataaaaagtataatatacacgtTATTGATCGATATTTTAATGACCGGACTACGTTTTCTCTCCAATCTAGGTACAGTTTCCGAACGAATAACGAGATCAAGCAACGACGGTCAGTCGTTTCGACTAGACGAGGGTCGTCAGAAAAAGGAAGCGACTGAACAGTTCAGTCAGAAGAATTTGGGATATAATTAGCACGATGTTTCGTATCTGGAGTATTTATCGTGGCGGCAATACCACCGTGAAAATAACCGTCGACCGCGTCCGTTCGTAACACCGGCTTCAAAATCACCGACGGTTTTGACAAACCCCGTAAAGATGCTGCCCAGCCAAGAAACCGCGTAGCTTGTCCCAATTTACGTTGTGCAGAACAACAAATCCGGCGCAGCCGATAACTTTATGGCCTATGGCGAGAAAACTACGACGGTAGATGATAACAAGAACGTCTTGATTGACCTGTTGCACGATAATCAACAGCCGCCCGCATTTACAGGGTCGAGTACACTCAACagcctggaattttttcagacgaatattttattttccgatCCAATTTTTGCCACGTACTTGGCTGGATTTTCGGGCTTCTTCAAAGGCTTGCAAGTTCCCCACTTCGACAAAGATTGCTCCTTGTTAGTCAAAACTTTGCCTATTTTTCTAGTCAATAATTTCATCGACGCGTTGATCAAGATCGGTAAAATGCAACTGGTCAATAGTTTTACGgtagtttataattttatacatatctCTCAAGAGCCATACTAGTCGGGAATTGGCCAGGTTTTGCTAGTTACCCAATTCGATTTCCAAACGGGCTAAAGCAATAGATGATTGCACATTTCAGGTACTTCAAACTTTTGGAATTAGCGCGACTaagtccccccccccccttttacTGGTCTCATACTCATCTCGTAAATCAACTATTCATATATGCCTATATATCTTGTTCTAGACGTGATAGAGAAGAGGTAATTGGGTATCGGATATAGGGATGTAGAgaatatgttgaaaatgatttcagGCGAAATGCGATATAGTTTTTAGGAAAAATCTGTACATTTCCTAAGCGTAACAATGtagttttataaaatttctctctgtTCGTGACGAAACTGAAATACAGAGACATATCCTCAAAGTTGACTCATGGATCCATGTCTTACAACGCTTCGCCGACCGGGCGAATCGTCAATTCCGTAACCTGTaagtttataaaattgatcaaatttaaaaaacaaaatgtgaGACACTGTTGAACACAGAGATGGAATGAACTATTATGCAGAGCGTAAAacgtgaaacttgaaaatatacatatttaagaAGCAGCGAGGATGAAGCACGTTTTAAATCGTCACCTGAACATGTTCCGGGTTGCCCAATACGTAGATAACTGCCGCAGCTATGTTTTCCGGCTTGAGACATGGAAATTTGCTGAACAAACCCTCGGGGTCAGGAACACCAGCGGCCCGAGCGATGTCCGTCTTGACAACTCCGGGACTGATGCTCTGGAAAAATACCATGAGTCCAGCCTCGCTCCGATTTTTATAATCGTGGTAAGTCTTCCTGACAAAAGAACTACAATTAAGAATTGCTTCCTGACACTAAAGTCTTCTCACCGTAATTTTAATCTTGCTACCAACAGCCACGAGATCCCGTCTCACTGTTTCCGTCATGGCAGTAATTGCGTGTTTAGCGCTTGGACACAGACTGCAAGGGTTCTCGAAGGGGATCCAATGTCCTGCAACGCTGTGGAAACACAATAACATCGTTAATATTCTTTTCGTACTCGCATGTCATCGCTTCTTTATTCACAGAGATGAATCTCGCACGATTGATCGTTCACCTGTTGATGTTGATAATGTGACCCACTACGTTTCGCCTTCGCATTGAAGCCACAGCTTCTCTCACACCTACGGCAGGTGCCATGACATTGAGCTCGAGTGTCTTCCGAAAACCTTCAATATCGTCATCTAAATCAAACAATGACAAAACAATTAGGTACAAGGAATGAGCGATAAACACGTGCTTGGATGTCTGACAGTTATTAGCAcaagtcaaaaataaaaaaaatcctcaattTTCATTGCCTACCAATGAATCGCTTGGGAGTCCAAAGACCAGCATTATTAACGAGGACGTGGACGCCTCCAAATTCGGTATCAACCCATTTAAAAACGCACTGAAATTTTTCCGTGTCGGTAACGTCGCACTGCTTCGGATAAAACTTTCCCTTGGCTCCCTCGAGCCGTTTTTCCAGTGCTTCCAAGTTCTCCAATCGCCTGGCAAGTCCGACGACCAACAATCCCTCCTTGACGAGAGCTTCGGcgattttttcaccgatacCCGCACTGGAACCGGTCACAATTGCAGCTTTCCCGACCCAACGATCCATGTCTTCAGAGTGACTTGAACTACCATTAATGATACGCGTGCACATCTTTATATCCATGTAACTAAAGACTCCACCCCTGCGCAATCAGCGCGTAGACCCCTCTCGTCGCTCGTTTCGTTAtcttttcgataaaaaaatcgtcCCGGTAACTTGGAGCACGAATGCCACGAACCGCTGGTCCCAAAAGATCAAAAACCACGAAACGGAGGACCTGGACAGACCTGGGTCCGTCAAACTACGGAGCGCAGGATCTAGACGCCGAAAACCACGAAGCGGAACGACAAGACAAGAAcgtcgaaaatttatttcaacatgCGTAGAGCttcgtgtataaatatattgtaatttcGACGAATATGGATCAAATACGAGCTTCTGATTTTCTACATACGGATTATATGCTACGCTCTTTATCTGTTGATTACCAGTCCTCTCTACTTTTTTTCCGTGGAAAGATGTTAAAGCTTGGTAATTAACGATACGTCTGATTCTATTTCAACAGGCGCAGTGTTTCGTGTACAAATGGGTTGTAATTTCAACGTGTATTGATCAAAAACGGTTTCCGGTGATGTGCTTATAACATCATAATAGCCATTTTCACCGTTGCCTGTATATTCAAGTGCAAatttttgatgattttctCATCCATATGGATAATCCGAACGCTCAACTATTGgatgtatttttaaaaatttccccTCCATTGTGGGATTGATATCTCGGTGTAGGGTTATCtcagaataaaaacaaaattttgtaaatatcgATACAAATGTAGTTATCGTTGCACACGGCTGTGCTGTACTGtactgatttttttattattattattattattattattattattattattattattattattattattattatatgcagAATGATGACGgctagaataaaaaaaaaggggtcttgttaatgaaagaaattttaatcCGTCGGCATTTCatgagtgaagaaaaaaagaacagccCATATCTTggttaattttaaatattttgtaatcaaaatttatgtaaaacaagTTTAATATACACTTAATAAAATACCAACAATCCGATTACTTTAATAATTAGTTATCtctgtgaaaaatattcttaaaaatCTGTCGTTTTTTTCGACCATCACAGTGGCCTTCCCTCTTAATAAATAAGAttagtttttcatattttaaacttattattacatattatcCAATTGCCAATGTATACAGCAATATTAAAGTACCGGGAATAAAGGCTAACTTCGTATATTATGTTATAGcttataataatttgtaccTATACATTGTATTACGATACATGCACTGCCCAgcctaaaaataataaatatatttatactatagaCAGgcgtaacaaaataaaaactacCGCTTCGAACTTGTGGAATCTCTGAAAATCATGACATGGAAACGTTCGATCTGATAGTTCGCAATTGTTGAggggaagggaaaaaaaaattgcaacacTATAACGAaatcttcttttctctctctctcgctctctctttcttcctctcCGAATTTTTATAATCTCACAATATTCCGTATCCTCGATTATTTACGTATTGTATAATCTCAGAAAGAGAATTATTTCTCTGTATTGTACAGATGTGACTCGATGTCagctaaaattttttacctggAATCGAGAGTCTGGCTCATCATAATTACACGGTGTACCAGCTACTACTCAGCAATGGGAGTTTCAGGTGCAGTGCATCATTCTGCCGGCGTATTTCCTACGTGAAGTTACGTTATGTGAAAACTCGGAATAATCTGTTACGATACGAATCGATATGACTTCACCGATCTCAAGCATTATTGTGCTACTCCTTATTACGGCAAATTCTTGTCTCCTATGGCCCCTGACACAAAACGATGTTCCGGAATCACCATCGAACCCGAAGCACCTCCTCGAAGAATTCGAAGCACAGAACCTCACCTACCAGGCAAAGATTGATCCCACTGCCTCGCGAGTTGATAAAAACAGAAACCGACTCGACGGCAAGTATAATATTTTGCTCATTCGATTCTTCGATCACCTTTTCGTAAATTTACTGATCGTTCCTTCGTACTGGATAAGACCGTGAACATatgttgataaattttgaggAAATAATGGagaactgaaaaatataatacaaaaattattgatcAAT belongs to Neodiprion lecontei isolate iyNeoLeco1 chromosome 5, iyNeoLeco1.1, whole genome shotgun sequence and includes:
- the LOC124294780 gene encoding uncharacterized protein LOC124294780 — protein: MTSPISSIIVLLLITANSCLLWPLTQNDVPESPSNPKHLLEEFEAQNLTYQAKIDPTASRVDKNRNRLDGTVSERITRSGNDGQSFRLDEGRQKKEATEQFSQKNLGYN
- the LOC124294779 gene encoding uncharacterized protein LOC124294779, which encodes MKIMLLILLMCCLTVICCSEMIEIKSPIETRHQNSSDLLDDVILGKNPPSLDFGKIPTDTGDLNPTFVPWPITRNTQNENQSSNSDDLRPVARISKSLYSSAVFPSARSSDEHQIIPVRQSSWEETSSIIANRTNNYNTGTSAISQQNLDHRRTLRRDRERRRRNEAINHQYPNTGYGENPEDLDADYAPQENHYSPSTSYGADYTDSYSPSFPDQVIDHLHGPEKYSSFSTGSGYRSNRYYENSEESSSYPGSPESWHPHHHHHHPRPPLAYQKLPAYSSCDNPGRGEPTPSLIGLLSAIGSNLLNLFKIGLGSSLSIAIPLIALKFFLIPLKIFKLIKIAKILLKLFFVVPFILRVFAPSIYSAITHHGVGFAERIAEVRTEESRGIFDQPGDNSTRWNVLGVNLTEGFLAEATSAQKCPSRVACELGSYLASRNRLPENLSRFLLHANDSEAGKDSRINTGNEKKEREEVTSVFITALIQRWTYDRCNVYACGISL
- the LOC107219146 gene encoding odorant receptor 49b-like isoform X1, which encodes MTSTDNTKFEKVNVDRHIRVINLGSRMLGCRLLDANPVTVKKVDVLLRVFVMGGMSYVLIPGLMAMVEFINDLGYVAEIGSNVLGVVESVCFLGNSYYQESKCTNLVQKIHREFWASPLPPDLLKHVQWFERISIGIGLYVFTVSLLALTFYSSIPPIFHNFDLYEDIDAMRRTPLIGRYFYDQRVSPNYEITYACQMLGSFLTVTSYVILTSIYALICMHLCAKLRLLQVRLRNIDASISNEEFAEIVHEHQYLIRYADDLEDIYSPVILIHFILSTGLICLGVVKVTGLPVQAGMMELVLFIMYFAASFFQIFVFCWMANEVFVESDDLARATYDSRWYEGSRHVQRGILLILLRAQKPSVLTAGKFFPVTMSSFGLQYGYFLLHASNVNPVNC
- the LOC107219161 gene encoding farnesol dehydrogenase, encoding MDIKMCTRIINGSSSHSEDMDRWVGKAAIVTGSSAGIGEKIAEALVKEGLLVVGLARRLENLEALEKRLEGAKGKFYPKQCDVTDTEKFQCVFKWVDTEFGGVHVLVNNAGLWTPKRFIDDDIEGFRKTLELNVMAPAVGVREAVASMRRRNVVGHIININSVAGHWIPFENPCSLCPSAKHAITAMTETVRRDLVAVGSKIKITSISPGVVKTDIARAAGVPDPEGLFSKFPCLKPENIAAAVIYVLGNPEHVQVTELTIRPVGEAL
- the LOC107219146 gene encoding odorant receptor 4-like isoform X2, with the translated sequence MTSTDNTKFEKVNVDRHIRVINLGSRMLGCRLLDANPVTVKKVDVLLRVFVMGGMSYVLIPGLMAMVEFINDLGYVAEIGSNVLGVVESVCFLGNSYYQESKCTNLVQKIHREFWASPLPPDLLKHVQWFERISIGIGLYVFTVSLLALTFYSSIPPIFHNFDLYEDIDAMRRTPLIGRYFYDQRVSPNYEITYACQMLGSFLTVTSYVILTSIYALICMHLCAKLRLLQVRLRNIDASISNEEFAEIVHEHQYLIRYADDLEDIYSPVILIHFILSTGLICLGVVKVTGLPVQAGMMELVLFIMYFAASFFQIFVFCWMANEVFVESDDLARATYDSRWYEGSRHVQRGILLILLRAQKPSVLTAGKFFPVTMSSFGTVCSTAISYYTLLMSIQ